A single region of the Plantactinospora soyae genome encodes:
- a CDS encoding DnaJ family domain-containing protein has translation MPSRYESPVERQIREAQERGEFDNLPGAGRPLPGYGGTDDENWWIRDWVRRENLTGLAPTSLKIRKEVEDLLGRLARESSEQSVRAVVTELNQRIRQARLGLVDGPPVVLRTFDVDEVVETWRRRRH, from the coding sequence ATGCCGAGTCGGTACGAATCCCCAGTCGAGCGCCAGATCCGGGAGGCGCAGGAGCGGGGCGAGTTCGACAACCTGCCGGGCGCCGGCCGGCCTCTACCCGGGTACGGCGGCACGGACGACGAGAACTGGTGGATCAGAGACTGGGTACGCCGGGAGAACCTCACCGGACTCGCACCGACCTCGCTGAAGATCCGCAAGGAGGTCGAGGACCTGCTGGGGCGACTGGCGAGGGAGTCGTCCGAACAGTCCGTACGCGCCGTCGTCACCGAACTCAACCAGCGGATCCGGCAGGCCCGTCTGGGACTGGTCGACGGGCCGCCGGTGGTCCTGCGTACCTTCGACGTGGACGAGGTCGTCGAGACCTGGCGACGGCGAAGGCATTAG
- a CDS encoding nuclear transport factor 2 family protein, with the protein MEITPRDLFHRMRRQWLDHPAALTGEDLADDVVVELPFARPGQPSRFGSRQQFLEFANPQRAMLPVRFDDCRTVAIHDTTDPHTIVVEYELTGTSTKTHRQSTAAFVGVLTVRDGKIALWREYQDTAAILEAVG; encoded by the coding sequence ATGGAGATCACTCCGCGCGACCTGTTCCACCGGATGCGGCGACAGTGGCTCGACCATCCCGCCGCACTGACCGGCGAGGACCTGGCCGACGACGTGGTCGTGGAACTTCCGTTCGCCCGGCCGGGCCAGCCGAGCAGGTTCGGAAGCAGGCAGCAGTTCCTGGAATTCGCCAACCCGCAGCGGGCCATGCTGCCGGTTCGATTCGACGACTGCCGCACCGTCGCCATCCACGACACCACGGACCCGCACACCATCGTCGTCGAGTACGAGCTGACCGGCACGTCCACGAAGACCCATCGGCAGTCCACGGCCGCCTTCGTCGGCGTACTGACCGTTCGCGACGGGAAGATCGCCCTCTGGCGCGAGTACCAGGACACCGCGGCCATCCTGGAAGCCGTCGGGTAG
- a CDS encoding TetR/AcrR family transcriptional regulator: MTDLKRANKRTQKAAETRRRILEAARDLFLDQGYGATNLQEVAAAAGVAVQTIYFVFGNKRTLLKELVDVTIAGDDEPVATMNRPWFRDALATDTAAAHLAAHVRGTREILERVARITKMVGTAATTDIEVAQLWPPGRDPRFQVQTAAAKAMVVKPGARPGVSAEQAADLLYALLSPELYLLFVQERGWSSEQWEQWTYDTLLPQLCSP, from the coding sequence GTGACGGATCTCAAGCGAGCGAACAAGCGGACCCAGAAGGCCGCGGAGACCCGGCGACGCATCCTGGAGGCCGCTCGCGATCTCTTCCTCGATCAGGGATACGGCGCGACGAACCTTCAGGAGGTCGCGGCCGCCGCAGGTGTCGCGGTGCAGACCATCTACTTCGTCTTCGGCAACAAGCGGACGCTGCTGAAGGAGCTCGTCGATGTGACCATCGCCGGGGACGACGAGCCGGTCGCGACGATGAACCGACCCTGGTTCCGGGACGCCCTGGCGACCGACACCGCCGCCGCCCACCTGGCCGCACACGTCCGAGGAACCCGGGAGATCCTGGAACGGGTCGCCCGAATCACCAAGATGGTCGGCACGGCCGCTACCACGGACATCGAGGTCGCACAACTCTGGCCACCTGGCCGGGATCCCCGGTTCCAGGTGCAAACGGCCGCCGCGAAGGCCATGGTCGTCAAGCCGGGTGCACGGCCCGGAGTCTCGGCGGAACAGGCTGCGGATCTCCTGTACGCCCTCCTGAGCCCCGAGCTCTACCTGCTCTTCGTGCAGGAGCGCGGCTGGTCATCCGAGCAGTGGGAACAGTGGACCTACGACACCCTGCTCCCCCAGCTCTGCTCCCCCTAG
- a CDS encoding metallophosphoesterase, which translates to MSATGAVRAAPARRSLRPILFTLTITGISALLFGVPWWTLIVAGAHWPTPVTATGTIIFVAALVAFPALMYLGHGARHQDWAARTGDTLLGVVWVLFVWSLLGNLLRIGLAVGGVGDPVRSRITAVAVAVVAVGLLLWGYVEAMRVPRVRRVDVRVRRLGAGLDGVRVVLLTDTHYGPIDRAGWSARVVAAVNELDPDIVCHTGDIADGTVAQRRDQAAPLGEVRARLARTYVTGNHEYFGEAQGWLDHMRQLGWEPLHNRHVVVERDGARLVVAGVDDATAGASGRPGHHADHVAALSGADPDLPVLLLAHQPKQIGAAVAHGIDLQISGHTHGGQIWPFNFLVRLDQPTVHGLTRHGDRTQLYTSRGTGFWGPPLRIFAPSEITVLTLRAG; encoded by the coding sequence GTGTCAGCCACCGGAGCGGTGCGGGCGGCACCGGCGAGGCGATCTCTACGGCCGATCCTGTTCACCCTGACGATCACCGGGATCTCGGCGCTGCTGTTCGGGGTGCCGTGGTGGACGCTGATCGTCGCGGGCGCGCACTGGCCGACCCCCGTGACCGCCACCGGCACGATCATCTTCGTCGCGGCCCTCGTGGCGTTCCCCGCGCTGATGTACCTCGGACACGGCGCCCGGCACCAGGACTGGGCGGCCCGGACCGGCGACACCCTGCTCGGAGTGGTCTGGGTGCTCTTCGTCTGGTCGCTTCTCGGCAACCTGCTGCGGATCGGGCTGGCGGTCGGCGGCGTCGGCGACCCGGTCCGGTCCCGGATCACCGCCGTGGCCGTCGCCGTCGTCGCCGTCGGGCTGCTGCTCTGGGGGTACGTGGAGGCGATGCGGGTGCCCCGGGTCAGGCGGGTGGACGTGCGGGTCCGTCGGCTCGGCGCGGGCCTGGACGGCGTCCGGGTCGTCCTGCTCACCGACACCCACTACGGTCCGATCGACCGGGCCGGCTGGTCGGCCCGGGTCGTCGCGGCCGTCAACGAACTCGATCCCGACATCGTCTGCCACACCGGCGACATCGCCGACGGGACGGTCGCGCAGCGACGGGACCAGGCCGCACCACTGGGTGAGGTCCGGGCCCGGCTCGCCCGGACCTACGTGACCGGCAACCACGAGTACTTCGGCGAGGCCCAGGGCTGGCTCGACCACATGCGTCAGCTGGGCTGGGAGCCGCTGCACAACCGGCACGTCGTCGTGGAGCGCGACGGCGCCCGGCTCGTCGTGGCCGGCGTCGACGACGCGACCGCCGGAGCCTCGGGACGCCCCGGTCACCACGCCGACCACGTCGCCGCGCTGTCCGGCGCCGACCCCGACCTCCCGGTGCTGTTGCTCGCCCACCAGCCGAAGCAGATCGGCGCGGCGGTCGCGCACGGCATCGACCTGCAGATCTCCGGCCACACCCACGGTGGTCAGATCTGGCCCTTCAACTTCCTGGTACGCCTCGACCAGCCCACGGTGCACGGCCTCACCCGGCACGGTGACCGGACCCAGTTGTACACGAGCCGGGGTACCGGCTTCTGGGGCCCGCCGCTGCGGATCTTCGCGCCGAGCGAGATCACCGTACTGACCCTCCGTGCCGGCTGA